The Iamia majanohamensis genome window below encodes:
- a CDS encoding DUF2127 domain-containing protein: MEREERRAGDDRAVTPRAAGPDHGAHHLLPHRRHRERVRWDLVGCALGGHVVVGTDVATVTPADAALVRPADDGHRLHRCLRCEAWTLHPVPAHPTRERCPAEDEVEVPLRGRALRDRYVLKLIALERVLHVVFFAVVGVVLLFVARHRDVLDEDFRHIVSDLQSGGSVEGTGIVAEVGKFFSFSYSSLYLLAVVSLTYAAFEAVEAVGLWLGRRWAEYLTFVATATLLPLEVFGLLDRPSPLKLLTLAVNLAIVVYLLVSKRLFGLGRHRSAPAG, from the coding sequence ATGGAGCGGGAGGAGCGACGGGCCGGGGACGACCGGGCCGTGACGCCCCGCGCCGCCGGGCCCGACCACGGGGCGCACCACCTCCTCCCCCACCGCCGCCACCGGGAGCGGGTGCGCTGGGACCTGGTCGGCTGCGCCCTGGGCGGCCACGTCGTGGTGGGGACCGACGTCGCCACCGTCACCCCGGCCGACGCCGCCCTGGTCCGCCCGGCCGACGACGGCCACCGCCTGCACCGCTGCCTGCGCTGCGAGGCCTGGACCCTCCACCCGGTCCCCGCCCACCCGACCCGCGAGCGGTGCCCGGCCGAGGACGAGGTCGAGGTGCCGCTGCGGGGCCGGGCCCTGCGCGACCGCTACGTGCTCAAGCTCATCGCCCTCGAGCGGGTGCTGCACGTGGTGTTCTTCGCCGTCGTCGGCGTCGTGCTCCTCTTCGTCGCCCGCCACCGCGACGTGCTCGACGAGGACTTCCGCCACATCGTCTCGGACCTCCAGTCCGGCGGGTCGGTCGAGGGCACCGGCATCGTGGCCGAGGTGGGCAAGTTCTTCAGCTTCAGCTACTCGTCGCTCTACCTGCTGGCGGTGGTGTCGCTGACCTACGCCGCCTTCGAGGCGGTCGAGGCCGTCGGCCTCTGGCTGGGGCGACGGTGGGCCGAGTACCTGACCTTCGTCGCCACCGCCACCCTGCTCCCGCTGGAGGTCTTCGGCCTGCTCGACCGGCCCTCGCCGCTCAAGCTGCTCACCCTGGCGGTGAACCTCGCCATCGTCGTGTACCTGCTCGTCTCCAAGCGCCTGTTCGGCCTGGGGCGGCACCGGTCGGCCCCGGCCGGCTGA
- the ung gene encoding uracil-DNA glycosylase: MATTTDWNPVLRAELAKPYFAELRAFVDDERRQHAVYPPAEEVFAALHLTPYEEVKVMILGQDPYHGPGQAHGLCFSVRPGVEVPPSLANIHAEMESDLGLPRPDHGCLDAWARQGVLLLNATLTVRARQAASHQKHGWETFTDAVIQAVDAKPEPVVFLLWGSSARKKKALIDTSRHTVIESPHPSPLSAHRGFFGSRPFSRANAALEAAGREPVDWRIPPLAERDA, translated from the coding sequence ATGGCGACCACCACGGACTGGAACCCGGTGCTGAGGGCCGAGCTGGCCAAGCCCTACTTCGCCGAGCTGCGGGCCTTCGTCGACGACGAGCGTCGCCAGCACGCCGTCTACCCGCCGGCCGAGGAGGTCTTCGCCGCCCTCCACCTCACCCCCTACGAGGAGGTGAAGGTGATGATCCTGGGCCAGGACCCCTACCACGGGCCGGGCCAGGCCCACGGGCTGTGCTTCTCGGTGCGGCCCGGGGTCGAGGTGCCGCCGTCGCTGGCCAACATCCACGCCGAGATGGAGAGCGACCTGGGCCTGCCCCGCCCCGACCACGGCTGCCTCGACGCCTGGGCCCGCCAGGGGGTCCTGCTGCTCAACGCCACCCTCACGGTGCGGGCCCGCCAGGCCGCGTCGCACCAGAAGCACGGGTGGGAGACCTTCACCGACGCCGTCATCCAGGCCGTCGACGCCAAGCCCGAGCCGGTGGTGTTCCTGCTCTGGGGGTCGTCGGCCCGCAAGAAGAAGGCGCTCATCGACACCAGCCGCCACACCGTCATCGAGTCGCCCCACCCGTCGCCCCTGTCGGCCCACCGCGGGTTCTTCGGCAGCAGGCCCTTCAGCCGGGCCAACGCGGCCCTCGAGGCCGCCGGGCGCGAGCCGGTCGACTGGCGCATCCCGCCCCTCGCCGAGCGCGACGCCTGA
- a CDS encoding HAD family hydrolase — protein sequence MSTTIDAGEVSAVLFDMDGVLTDTASVHMAAWARLFDDALPVLAPDVAHPPFSDEDYRRLVDGRPRIDGVEAVLADRGIRLPRGTPDDPPGDDTTWALANRKNGHFHAAIEVQGVATFPSSIAVLDALRTAGVPVAVVTASRNRVDILAAAGLADRFDAAVDGTDIEDEGLAGKPAPDTFLEAARRLGVDASRAVVVEDATSGVAAGAAGGFGLVIGVARHDDPEELLAAGAHVVVADLAEVTVT from the coding sequence GTGTCCACCACCATCGACGCCGGCGAGGTGTCCGCCGTCCTGTTCGACATGGACGGCGTGCTCACCGACACCGCGTCGGTCCACATGGCCGCCTGGGCCCGCCTCTTCGACGACGCCCTGCCCGTGCTGGCCCCCGACGTCGCGCACCCGCCCTTCTCCGACGAGGACTACCGGCGCCTGGTCGACGGGCGGCCCCGCATCGACGGGGTGGAGGCGGTGCTGGCCGACCGGGGCATCCGCCTGCCCCGCGGCACGCCCGACGACCCTCCCGGCGACGACACCACCTGGGCCCTCGCCAACCGCAAGAACGGGCACTTCCACGCCGCCATCGAGGTCCAGGGCGTGGCCACCTTCCCGTCCTCGATCGCGGTGCTCGACGCCCTGCGGACCGCAGGCGTGCCCGTCGCGGTGGTCACCGCCAGCCGCAACCGCGTCGACATCCTGGCCGCCGCCGGGCTGGCCGACCGCTTCGACGCCGCCGTCGACGGCACCGACATCGAGGACGAGGGGCTGGCCGGCAAGCCCGCCCCCGACACCTTCCTGGAGGCGGCCCGCCGCCTCGGCGTCGACGCGTCGCGCGCCGTCGTCGTCGAGGACGCCACCTCCGGGGTGGCCGCCGGCGCCGCCGGGGGCTTCGGCCTCGTCATCGGCGTCGCCCGCCACGACGACCCCGAGGAGCTGCTGGCCGCCGGGGCCCACGTGGTGGTGGCCGACCTGGCCGAGGTCACCGTCACCTGA
- a CDS encoding MBL fold metallo-hydrolase, giving the protein MAADTQIWSDTGIEVHQVVVGPMDNNVYVVRCTETGEAVLLDAANEHDRLLELCRGLGVRRVLETHGHWDHIQAVPALRDAGYDVAVTGADADMLPSYDSTIDDEDVIEVGNLRLHAITTPGHTPGSVCFTVEGTDLLFSGDTLFPGGPGNTKLPGADFATIIRSVEDRLFTLPADTLVLPGHGDSTTIGAERPHLQEWVDRGW; this is encoded by the coding sequence ATGGCTGCCGACACCCAGATCTGGTCCGACACCGGCATCGAGGTCCACCAGGTGGTGGTGGGACCCATGGACAACAACGTCTACGTGGTCCGCTGCACCGAGACCGGTGAGGCCGTGCTGCTCGACGCGGCCAACGAGCACGACCGCCTGCTGGAGCTGTGCCGGGGGCTCGGTGTGCGTCGGGTGCTGGAGACCCACGGCCACTGGGACCACATCCAGGCCGTGCCCGCCCTCCGCGACGCGGGCTACGACGTGGCCGTCACCGGTGCCGACGCGGACATGCTCCCGAGCTACGACTCCACCATCGACGACGAGGACGTGATCGAGGTCGGGAACCTCCGCCTCCACGCCATCACCACGCCGGGCCACACCCCCGGGTCGGTGTGCTTCACCGTCGAGGGCACCGACCTCCTGTTCTCCGGCGACACCCTCTTCCCGGGCGGGCCCGGCAACACGAAGCTGCCCGGGGCCGACTTCGCCACCATCATCCGCTCGGTCGAGGACCGGCTCTTCACCCTGCCGGCCGACACGCTCGTCCTCCCCGGCCACGGCGACAGCACGACCATCGGTGCCGAGCGCCCGCACCTCCAGGAGTGGGTGGACCGAGGCTGGTGA
- the sufU gene encoding Fe-S cluster assembly sulfur transfer protein SufU — protein MPGLEDLYREIILDHYRSPRNRGELPAPPATRTEGFNPLCGDEIVVFVELDGDTVSDIRIAGQGCSISQSSASMMSAAVKGKTLAEVQDLTTAFKAMMSIHESTLEGGPDPDGEVIEAPEVQLGDLEALQGVVKFPVRIKCATLSWNTLGEALSEAAATA, from the coding sequence ATGCCCGGACTCGAAGACCTCTACCGGGAGATCATCCTCGACCACTACCGGAGTCCCCGGAACCGGGGTGAGCTCCCCGCGCCGCCGGCCACGCGCACCGAGGGGTTCAACCCCCTGTGCGGCGACGAGATCGTGGTGTTCGTGGAGCTCGACGGCGACACCGTGAGCGACATCCGCATCGCCGGGCAGGGCTGCTCCATCAGCCAGTCCTCCGCGTCGATGATGTCGGCCGCGGTGAAGGGGAAGACCCTGGCCGAGGTCCAGGACCTCACCACCGCCTTCAAGGCGATGATGTCGATCCACGAGTCCACCCTCGAGGGCGGCCCCGACCCCGACGGCGAGGTCATCGAGGCCCCCGAGGTGCAGCTGGGCGACCTGGAGGCCCTCCAGGGCGTGGTGAAGTTCCCGGTGCGCATCAAGTGCGCCACCCTCTCGTGGAACACCCTGGGCGAGGCGCTGTCCGAGGCCGCGGCCACGGCCTGA
- the msrB gene encoding peptide-methionine (R)-S-oxide reductase MsrB: protein MSDPSTPTDRGASIPSDEELRARLTPLQYEVTQQEGTERAFSGEYWDTKDPGTYTCIVCETPLFRSEVKYDSGTGWPSFWEAIDPDKVTLVEDRKLFMRRTEVRCATCGAHLGHVFPDGPKPTGERYCMNSASLCLVPDAESSTDT from the coding sequence ATGAGCGACCCCTCCACCCCCACCGACCGCGGAGCCTCGATCCCCTCCGACGAGGAGCTGCGGGCCCGCCTCACCCCCCTGCAGTACGAGGTCACCCAGCAGGAGGGCACCGAGCGAGCCTTCAGCGGCGAGTACTGGGACACCAAGGACCCGGGCACCTACACCTGCATCGTGTGCGAGACGCCGCTGTTCCGCTCCGAGGTGAAGTACGACTCGGGCACCGGCTGGCCCTCGTTCTGGGAGGCCATCGACCCCGACAAGGTGACCCTGGTCGAGGACCGCAAGCTCTTCATGCGTCGCACCGAGGTGCGCTGCGCCACCTGCGGGGCCCACCTGGGCCACGTCTTCCCCGACGGCCCGAAGCCCACCGGCGAGCGCTACTGCATGAACTCGGCCTCCCTCTGCCTCGTCCCCGACGCCGAGTCCTCGACCGACACCTGA
- a CDS encoding SufS family cysteine desulfurase, producing the protein MTDATTAPRTGPVAAEVGPAANPADTLDVAAIRRDFPVLAQERDGRRLVFLDSAASAQKPRAVIEAMSTFAESEYANVHRGVYALAERATARMEEARAAVARFIGAPRAEEVVFTKNATEGLNLVAGSWGRANLGPGDVVVLTQMEHHANIVPWFQLQAEKGFEIRWIPVGPDHQLDLTDLDRLLDGAKLVGLTAMSNVLGTLPPVRAIADAAHAAGALVCLDACQYVPHLATDVVALGADFVAFSAHKMVGPTGIGVLWGRSELLESMPPFLGGGGMILTVDLEGFTPDAPPSKFEAGTPPIIEAIGLHAAIDYLDALGMDAVRAHEVSLTAYALRTLTERLGDRLTIHGPSEPAARGGVLSLAVDDVHPHDLAQVMDEHNVCVRPGHHCAKPLMKVLGVGATARASLYLYNDTDDVDALAEALVAAADFFAF; encoded by the coding sequence ATGACCGACGCCACCACCGCCCCTCGCACCGGCCCCGTGGCGGCCGAGGTCGGGCCCGCGGCCAACCCGGCCGACACCCTCGACGTGGCCGCCATCCGCCGCGACTTCCCGGTGCTGGCCCAGGAGCGCGACGGCCGACGCCTGGTGTTCCTCGACTCGGCCGCCTCGGCCCAGAAGCCCAGGGCCGTCATCGAGGCCATGAGCACCTTCGCCGAGAGCGAGTACGCCAACGTCCACCGCGGCGTCTACGCCCTGGCCGAGCGGGCCACGGCCCGCATGGAGGAGGCCCGTGCCGCGGTGGCCCGCTTCATCGGTGCCCCCCGCGCCGAGGAGGTGGTGTTCACCAAGAACGCCACCGAGGGCCTCAACCTGGTCGCCGGCTCGTGGGGTCGGGCCAACCTCGGCCCCGGCGATGTCGTGGTGCTCACCCAGATGGAGCACCACGCCAACATCGTGCCCTGGTTCCAGCTCCAGGCCGAGAAGGGCTTCGAGATCCGCTGGATCCCGGTGGGCCCCGACCACCAGCTCGACCTCACCGACCTCGACCGCCTGCTCGACGGGGCCAAGCTCGTCGGCCTCACGGCCATGTCGAACGTGCTCGGCACCCTCCCGCCGGTGCGGGCCATCGCCGACGCGGCCCACGCAGCCGGCGCCCTGGTGTGCCTCGACGCCTGCCAGTACGTGCCCCACCTGGCCACCGACGTGGTGGCCCTCGGGGCCGACTTCGTCGCCTTCAGCGCCCACAAGATGGTCGGGCCCACCGGCATCGGCGTGCTCTGGGGCCGCAGCGAGCTGCTGGAGTCGATGCCCCCGTTCCTCGGCGGCGGCGGGATGATCCTCACCGTCGACCTGGAGGGCTTCACCCCCGACGCCCCGCCGTCGAAGTTCGAGGCCGGCACCCCCCCGATCATCGAGGCCATCGGGCTGCACGCCGCCATCGACTACCTCGACGCGCTGGGCATGGACGCGGTGCGGGCCCACGAGGTCAGCCTCACCGCCTACGCCCTGCGCACCCTCACCGAGCGCCTGGGCGACCGCCTCACCATCCACGGCCCGTCCGAGCCCGCCGCCCGGGGGGGCGTGCTCTCCCTCGCCGTCGACGACGTCCACCCCCACGACCTGGCCCAGGTGATGGACGAGCACAACGTGTGCGTCCGCCCCGGGCACCACTGCGCCAAGCCCCTGATGAAGGTCCTCGGGGTCGGCGCCACCGCGCGTGCGTCGCTCTACCTGTACAACGACACCGACGACGTCGACGCACTGGCCGAGGCCCTGGTCGCCGCGGCAGACTTCTTCGCCTTCTGA
- a CDS encoding RNA polymerase sigma factor encodes MSTDPDLDRLRPVYEDIHARLWRAVLAWSGSAHVADEAVAEAFAQAARRGDAVRDPAAWVWRAAFRIAGGELARLRETEHLADVDPPSRAAFLPADTVDLLRALRRLSDQQRRAVVLVDGAGMTAPQAAAVLATSPATVRVQLSRARRRLRSLLSDQEPDDAH; translated from the coding sequence GTGAGCACCGATCCCGACCTCGACCGGCTGCGCCCGGTCTACGAGGACATCCACGCCCGCCTCTGGCGCGCCGTGCTGGCGTGGAGCGGCTCCGCCCACGTCGCCGACGAGGCGGTGGCCGAGGCCTTCGCCCAGGCCGCGCGACGGGGAGACGCCGTCCGTGACCCGGCGGCGTGGGTGTGGCGGGCGGCCTTCCGCATCGCCGGGGGCGAGCTGGCGCGCCTGCGCGAGACCGAGCACCTGGCCGACGTCGACCCGCCGTCGCGAGCCGCCTTCCTCCCGGCCGACACCGTCGACCTCCTCCGCGCCCTGCGTCGCCTGAGCGACCAGCAGCGGCGGGCCGTGGTGCTCGTCGACGGGGCCGGCATGACGGCCCCCCAGGCCGCCGCCGTGCTCGCCACCTCCCCCGCCACCGTGCGGGTGCAGCTCTCCCGTGCCCGGCGCCGACTGCGCAGCCTGCTCTCCGACCAGGAGCCCGACGATGCCCACTGA
- a CDS encoding LLM class flavin-dependent oxidoreductase, with protein MDVGVALPTMAPGYGPRTTVDWARGIDAGPFSSVSAGERITFTNPELIATLAAAAAVTERVRVIANVLVLPLHPAPVVAKQAATLDQLSGGRFTLGLGVGGRGHDYRAAGSPQDHRHARLDEGVAELRRLWAGEPPFDGADPVEPAPTQEGGPPLWSGSLGPKGMARAARWADGVTGFSIGGRAREMATTNRMADEAWAEAGRPAPRKVNGCFYVMGGDDPEATLRAFAHRYLAIFGEEMAAALAADVWVTSPDALRQVLDDAEGAGCDELILVPGTVDLACLEATAEVVAAR; from the coding sequence GTGGACGTCGGAGTCGCCCTGCCCACCATGGCCCCCGGGTACGGGCCCCGGACCACGGTCGACTGGGCCCGGGGGATCGACGCCGGGCCGTTCTCCAGCGTGTCGGCGGGGGAGCGGATCACCTTCACCAACCCGGAGCTGATCGCCACGCTCGCCGCCGCCGCGGCCGTCACCGAGCGGGTGCGGGTGATCGCCAACGTGCTGGTGCTGCCGCTCCACCCGGCGCCGGTGGTGGCCAAGCAGGCGGCGACGCTCGACCAGCTCTCCGGCGGACGGTTCACCCTCGGCCTCGGCGTCGGTGGCCGGGGCCACGACTACCGGGCCGCGGGGTCGCCCCAGGACCACCGCCACGCCCGCCTCGACGAAGGCGTGGCCGAGCTGCGGCGTCTGTGGGCGGGCGAGCCGCCGTTCGACGGCGCCGACCCGGTCGAGCCGGCGCCGACCCAGGAGGGCGGACCGCCCCTGTGGTCGGGGTCGCTCGGCCCCAAGGGCATGGCCCGGGCGGCGCGGTGGGCCGACGGGGTCACCGGCTTCAGCATCGGGGGCCGGGCCCGGGAGATGGCCACCACCAACCGCATGGCCGACGAGGCCTGGGCCGAGGCCGGCCGTCCGGCGCCCCGCAAGGTGAACGGCTGCTTCTACGTGATGGGCGGCGACGACCCCGAGGCCACGCTGCGGGCCTTCGCCCACCGCTACCTCGCCATCTTCGGCGAGGAGATGGCGGCCGCCCTCGCCGCCGACGTCTGGGTGACCTCGCCCGACGCCCTCCGCCAGGTGCTCGACGACGCCGAGGGCGCAGGGTGCGACGAGCTCATCCTCGTCCCCGGCACCGTCGACCTGGCCTGCCTCGAGGCCACCGCCGAGGTCGTCGCCGCCCGCTGA
- the sufC gene encoding Fe-S cluster assembly ATPase SufC has translation MADAAADDATPVLEITDLHAAPVDGDDDILDGLTLTVGPGEVHAVMGPNGSGKSTLANVLLGSPEYAVTGGSIRFMGDDITDWGPDVRGAAGMFLAFQYPQTIPGVSVLNFLRQALSARKGIDLSMLELRLSIMEWMERLGIDPAFADRHLNDGFSGGEKKRNEVLQMAILEPELAVLDETDSGLDIDALRTVARGVEEVRQDRPHLGILCITHYQRLLDELAPDAVHLLVDGRIAETGGPELAHQLEDEGYARWMTPA, from the coding sequence ATGGCTGATGCTGCGGCTGACGACGCCACCCCCGTCCTCGAGATCACCGACCTCCACGCCGCCCCCGTGGACGGCGACGACGACATCCTCGACGGCCTCACCCTCACCGTCGGCCCGGGCGAGGTCCACGCGGTGATGGGCCCCAACGGCTCGGGCAAGTCGACCCTCGCCAACGTGCTGCTCGGCAGCCCCGAGTACGCCGTGACCGGCGGCAGCATCCGCTTCATGGGCGACGACATCACCGACTGGGGCCCCGACGTCCGGGGCGCGGCGGGCATGTTCCTCGCCTTCCAGTACCCCCAGACCATCCCCGGCGTGTCGGTGCTCAACTTCCTGCGCCAGGCCCTCTCGGCCCGCAAGGGCATCGACCTCTCCATGCTGGAGCTGCGGCTGTCCATCATGGAGTGGATGGAGCGCCTGGGCATCGACCCCGCCTTCGCCGACCGCCACCTGAACGACGGCTTCTCCGGCGGCGAGAAGAAGCGCAACGAGGTCCTGCAGATGGCCATCCTCGAGCCCGAGCTGGCCGTGCTCGACGAGACCGACTCCGGCCTCGACATCGACGCCCTCCGCACCGTCGCCCGCGGGGTGGAGGAGGTCCGCCAGGACCGTCCCCACCTGGGCATCCTCTGCATCACCCACTACCAGCGCCTCCTCGACGAGCTGGCCCCCGACGCGGTGCACCTCCTCGTCGACGGGCGCATCGCCGAGACGGGCGGGCCCGAGCTGGCTCACCAGCTCGAGGACGAGGGCTACGCCCGCTGGATGACCCCGGCATGA
- a CDS encoding acyl-CoA dehydrogenase, which produces MSDYAAPLDDIRFTIDGLVDLDGLTKLEPYGEIDADSVQAVLEEFGRLMAEVWAPTNVTGDTVGSHMEGDGVVTPEGFKEAYQAYADAGWGAVPFEPEYGGGGFPWVVGIAMQEMLNSANMALAMAPLLTQGAIDAILFHGSEEQREVYLKRMVSGEWAGSMNLTEPDAGSDVGALRTRAVRQDDGSYRITGQKIYITFGEHDLTENIVHLVLARTPDAPTGTKGISCFIVPKYLVEEDGSLGERNDVKVVSLEHKMGIKASPTCVLAYGDESDGAVGYLIGEENAGMRYMFTMMNNARLGVGVEGLGLAERSYQQALDYAKERHQGYAPGAARGEKSLIVDHPDVRRNLLTMRSVTEAMRALAYTVAEHIDIAKHASEEADRTEAQELVDLLIPLAKSWCTDEAERVTSIGIQVHGGMGYIEETGAAQHYRDAKITQIYEGTNGIQAMDLVGRKMPMRAGGVFTDQVARMRATVTELEGAGDGLAPIAEELAKAVDATESTGRWLMENGMEDPVVALSAATPFQRLFALTAAGWLMGKQALLASRRLDAGDGDSSFLEEKLITARFFARNVLPEVHGLVGPATSGKDDLMGASF; this is translated from the coding sequence ATGTCGGACTACGCCGCACCCCTCGACGACATCCGCTTCACGATCGACGGCCTCGTCGACCTCGACGGCCTCACCAAGCTGGAGCCCTACGGCGAGATCGACGCCGACAGCGTGCAGGCGGTGCTCGAGGAGTTCGGCCGCCTCATGGCCGAGGTGTGGGCGCCGACCAACGTCACCGGCGACACCGTCGGGTCCCACATGGAGGGCGACGGGGTGGTCACCCCCGAGGGCTTCAAGGAGGCCTACCAGGCCTACGCGGACGCCGGCTGGGGGGCGGTGCCCTTCGAGCCGGAGTACGGCGGCGGCGGCTTCCCGTGGGTCGTCGGCATCGCCATGCAGGAGATGCTGAACAGCGCCAACATGGCCCTGGCCATGGCGCCGCTGCTCACCCAGGGCGCCATCGACGCCATCCTGTTCCACGGCAGCGAGGAGCAGCGCGAGGTCTACCTGAAGCGCATGGTCTCCGGGGAGTGGGCCGGGTCCATGAACCTCACCGAGCCCGACGCCGGCTCCGACGTGGGCGCCCTTCGGACCCGCGCCGTCCGCCAGGACGACGGCAGCTACCGCATCACCGGCCAGAAGATCTACATCACCTTCGGCGAGCACGACCTCACCGAGAACATCGTCCACCTGGTGCTGGCCCGCACCCCCGACGCCCCGACCGGCACCAAGGGCATCTCCTGCTTCATCGTGCCCAAGTACCTCGTCGAGGAGGACGGGTCCCTGGGCGAGCGCAACGACGTCAAGGTCGTCTCCCTCGAGCACAAGATGGGCATCAAGGCCAGCCCCACCTGCGTCCTCGCCTACGGCGACGAGAGCGACGGGGCCGTCGGCTACCTCATCGGCGAGGAGAACGCCGGGATGCGGTACATGTTCACGATGATGAACAACGCCCGCCTCGGCGTGGGCGTCGAGGGCCTGGGCCTGGCCGAGCGCAGCTACCAGCAGGCGCTCGACTACGCCAAGGAGCGGCACCAGGGCTACGCCCCCGGCGCGGCCCGGGGCGAGAAGTCCCTCATCGTCGACCACCCCGACGTGCGCCGGAACCTGCTCACCATGCGGTCGGTCACCGAGGCCATGCGGGCCCTCGCCTACACCGTCGCCGAGCACATCGACATCGCCAAGCACGCCTCCGAGGAGGCCGACCGCACCGAGGCCCAGGAGCTCGTCGACCTGCTGATCCCCCTCGCCAAGAGCTGGTGCACCGACGAGGCCGAGCGGGTGACCTCGATCGGCATCCAGGTCCACGGCGGCATGGGCTACATCGAGGAGACCGGCGCGGCCCAGCACTACCGCGACGCCAAGATCACCCAGATCTACGAGGGCACCAACGGCATCCAGGCCATGGACCTGGTGGGCCGCAAGATGCCCATGCGCGCCGGCGGCGTGTTCACCGACCAGGTCGCCCGCATGCGGGCCACGGTCACCGAGCTGGAGGGCGCCGGCGACGGCCTGGCCCCCATCGCCGAGGAGCTGGCCAAGGCGGTCGACGCCACCGAGTCGACCGGCCGGTGGCTGATGGAGAACGGCATGGAGGACCCGGTCGTGGCCCTGTCGGCCGCGACCCCGTTCCAGCGCCTCTTCGCCCTCACCGCGGCGGGCTGGCTGATGGGCAAGCAGGCCCTGCTCGCCTCCCGCCGGCTCGACGCCGGCGACGGGGACAGCTCCTTCCTGGAGGAGAAGCTGATCACCGCCCGCTTCTTCGCCCGCAACGTCCTGCCCGAGGTCCACGGCCTCGTCGGCCCGGCCACCTCGGGCAAGGACGACCTCATGGGCGCGTCCTTCTAG